The Meriones unguiculatus strain TT.TT164.6M chromosome 6, Bangor_MerUng_6.1, whole genome shotgun sequence genome has a window encoding:
- the Gpr63 gene encoding probable G-protein coupled receptor 63: MVVSAVLTASHSGTFNTTFVIYENSHVNTTVPLPFQPPGTGPLLRYSLETMTSTGFSSLAANSTAVTPTPTVVRSLNLAVQIILSAIMIFILFVSFLGNLVVCLMVYQKAAMRSAINILLASLAFADMLLAVLNMPFALVTILTTRWIFGKFFCRLSAMFFWLFVIEGVAILLIISIDRFLIIVQRQDKLNPYRAKVLIAVSWAMAFSIAFPLAVGNPDLQMPSRAPQCVFGYTTNSGYQAYVILISLISFFIPFLVILYSFMGILNTLRHNALRIHSYPEGICLSQASKLGLMSLQRPFQMSIDMGFKTRAFTTILILFAVFVVCWAPFTTYSLVAAFSERFYSQHNFFEISTWLLWLCYLKSALNPLIYYWRIKKFHDACLDMMPKSFKFLPRLPGHTRRRIRPSAVYVCGEHRTVL, translated from the coding sequence ATGGTTGTCTCAGCAGTGTTGACTGCATCCCATTCTGGGACATTCAATACGACATTTGTAATCTATGAAAACTCCCATGTGAATACTACAGTCCCTCTACCATTTCAGCCTCCTGGCACTGGCCCGTTGCTTAGATACAGTCTTGAAACCATGACTAGCACTGGATTTAGTTCCTTGGCAGCAAACAGCACAGCTGTAACCCCAACACCCACAGTTGTCAGGAGCCTAAACTTAGCTGTCCAGATCATCCTCTCGGCTATAATGATATTTATTCTGTTTGTGTCTTTTCTTGGAAATTTGGTTGTTTGCCTCATGGTTTACCAAAAAGCTGCTATGCGTTCTGCGATTAACATTCTTCTTGCCAGCCTGGCTTTTGCAGACATGCTGCTTGCAGTGCTGAACATGCCCTTTGCCTTGGTAACTATTCTTACCACCAGATGGATATTTGGGAAATTCTTCTGCAGGTTGTCTGCCATGTTCTTCTGGTTGTTTGTGATAGAGGGAGTGGCCATCCTGCTCATCATCAGCATCGACAGGTTCCTGATCATAGTTCAGAGGCAAGATAAGCTAAATCCTTACAGGGCTAAGGTCCTCATCGCAGTCTCTTGGGCAATGGCTTTTTCCATAGCTTTTCCTTTGGCTGTGGGAAATCCTGATCTGCAGATGCCTTCTCGGGCCCCACAGTGTGTGTTTGGGTATACAACCAATTCCGGATACCAGGCTTATGTGATTTtgatttctctcatttctttctttatacctTTCCTGGTGATACTGTATTCATTCATGGGCATCCTCAATACCCTTCGGCACAACGCCTTGAGGATTCATAGCTACCCGGAAGGGATATGTCTCAGCCAGGCCAGCAAACTTGGTCTCATGAGTCTACAGAGACCCTTCCAGATGAGCATCGACATGGGCTTTAAAACACGTGCCTTCACCACCATTTTGATCCTCTTCGCGGTTTTCGTTGTCTGCTGGGCCCCGTTCACCACGTACAGCCTCGTGGCTGCCTTCAGCGAGCGCTTCTACTCCCAGCACAACTTCTTTGAGATCAGCACCTGGCTGCTGTGGCTCTGCTACCTCAAGTCTGCACTGAACCCGCTGATATACTACTGGAGGATTAAGAAGTTTCATGATGCCTGCTTGGACATGATGCCCAAGTCCTTCAAGTTCTTGCCACGGCTTCCCGGGCACACGAGGCGACGGATACGCCCCAGTGCTGTCTATGTGTGTGGGGAACATCGGACGGTGTTGTGA